A genomic region of bacterium contains the following coding sequences:
- a CDS encoding uroporphyrinogen decarboxylase family protein, whose amino-acid sequence MMTRRERLMATIQGKVVDRPAVSLYELGGFRIDPNDPDPYNVYNSPDWRPLLELTENHTDLIRSMSAVRPCSHIPEGASAASRWREFFQETTKDDGQARITRTTLNAGGRTMIQETARERHLNTVWTTEHLLESVEDVEAYLTIPDDVFAETINVSPLIAEEDALGDRGIVMVDTEDPLCAAASLFSMENYTMLAFTEPELFCRLLDKMARRILPRTEEVSLRFPGHLWRIYGPEYASEPYLSPDLFKEYVVRYVEPMARAIQRHGGTVRIHSHGRLRNILPLIAEMGVDALDPIEPPPQGDVELQEVRASFGKEWVLFGNLEIADIENMPSPQFTEKVKRALNEGCAGEGRGFVLMPSASPYGREISALCLSGLSHFFSLSFMSIRPSV is encoded by the coding sequence AAAGTGGTGGATCGGCCCGCCGTGAGTTTGTATGAATTGGGCGGGTTCCGTATCGATCCCAACGATCCTGATCCCTACAATGTCTACAACTCGCCGGACTGGAGGCCGTTGCTTGAGTTGACGGAAAACCATACGGATTTGATCCGGTCGATGAGCGCCGTCCGTCCTTGTTCCCATATCCCGGAAGGCGCATCGGCGGCTTCGAGATGGCGGGAGTTCTTCCAGGAAACGACGAAGGATGACGGCCAGGCGAGAATCACCCGAACGACGCTTAATGCGGGTGGCCGGACAATGATCCAGGAAACTGCGCGGGAACGGCATCTGAATACCGTCTGGACAACTGAGCACCTGCTGGAAAGTGTTGAAGATGTCGAGGCCTACCTAACCATACCCGATGATGTGTTTGCGGAAACAATCAATGTGTCTCCCCTGATAGCGGAGGAGGACGCCTTGGGTGACCGGGGGATTGTGATGGTGGATACTGAAGATCCTCTATGCGCTGCGGCCTCCTTGTTCAGTATGGAGAACTATACGATGCTGGCGTTTACCGAGCCGGAACTCTTTTGCCGATTGTTGGACAAGATGGCCCGGCGCATACTGCCGAGAACAGAGGAGGTCAGCCTTCGCTTTCCGGGGCATCTCTGGCGCATTTATGGACCTGAATATGCTTCTGAGCCCTATCTTTCTCCGGACTTGTTCAAGGAGTATGTGGTGCGTTATGTGGAGCCCATGGCGCGGGCGATCCAGCGGCACGGGGGCACGGTGCGCATTCACAGCCATGGTCGCCTTCGGAACATTCTTCCATTGATTGCGGAGATGGGGGTAGACGCATTGGATCCGATCGAACCCCCGCCGCAGGGCGACGTCGAATTGCAGGAGGTACGTGCCAGTTTCGGGAAAGAGTGGGTTCTTTTCGGGAATTTGGAAATTGCCGACATCGAAAACATGCCTTCTCCGCAATTCACTGAAAAAGTGAAACGTGCTTTGAACGAAGGCTGCGCTGGCGAAGGCCGTGGTTTTGTGCTGATGCCTTCCGCTAGTCCTTATGGTCGCGAGATTTCCGCACTGTGTTTGAGTGGACTTTCGCACTTTTTCAGCCTCTCTTTCATGAGCATCCGGCCGTCTGTCTG